GCTCTACTGTGGAAGTCTCTCCTGAAAAATACTTCTTCCACTGCTCGGGAACTGCTGCCGGATTGTCCTTATACTCCTCGAAGAGATACTCCACAAACCAGCTGTTTGAGCCAAATTCTTCAACAAATTGTTGTTTATCTTTTGGTGAACCGTTTTCACTCATAATTTTTGCAATACTCTTATTATTTTTGAATGATCTGTCGTATATATTCGTTCTTTAATTGTGATTCGCCCTCTCAATTAAGAACAAAAATTTAAACAAGAAAAGTAATCAAATTAACGGAACTAAAGAAATGCCAAATCGTGATAACCATCATATTGCCCATCTAAGAAAGAATTATCAACTCATGGGACTGGATGAAAACTCGATAAAGACAGACCCGATGGAACAGTTTTCCCTCTGGTTCAATGCTGCCCTCGAATCTGAAATTACCGAACCAAATGCAATGATTCTCTCCACAGTCTCTCCTGAAGGGTCACCTTCCTCCAGGACTGTCCTCTTAAAAGGACTTGAAGCCGACGGATTTATCTTTTTTACAAATTATGAGAGTGAAAAAGGAAGGCAAATCGGCAATAACGACAATGTGGCAATTTTGTTTCTCTGGCTCGATCTCGAAAGACAGGTAAGGATAACGGGCAAAGCATCGAAAATAGACAGTTTGGCATCCGAGACCTACTTCAAATCGCGACCCGTTGACTCACAAATCGGTGCCTGGGTTTCCAGTCAAAGTGAAGTGGTACCGGGCAGGGAATATCTGGAAAAGAAATTTGAATCGATGAAACAAAGATTTTCCGATGGTGAGATTCCTCTGCCTCCATTTTGGGGCGGTTACAAAGTGGTACCGTCAAAAATGGAATTCTGGCAGGGTCGCCCAAACCGGCTGCATGACAGAATCCTCTACACCCGTGCGGGAAATAAGTGGAAAATTGAAAGACTTTCTCCATAAGAAGAGAAAATCAGTCTAAAATGCGGGTTTTCGCCTTCGCCTTTTTTCGATCATCAATGTTCTGAGAGCTATTGCAAGCACGATAATCACACCACCGATAATTGCATAGAATGAGGGCGTTTCCCCGTAACCGATTAAAACCCAGACGGGGTTAAGAACCGGCTCTATCATCGCGAGAAGTGAAGCTTCAATTGCCTCCACTTTATTTATTCCATAACTGAAAATCACATAAGCGATGCCAATCTGGAAGATTCCCAGATAACCTACCATCAGAAAATCATTTGTTGAAAGTGCCGGCATGTCAAAAAGTGAGTATGCACAAAACAGAGCTACAAAGAAATTGCCCCAGAAAATGGTGCTCCATTTGTAATCTTCACCAGACTTCCTCATCCCAAGAAACATACCCGTAAGACACAATCCCGAAATAAGTGCGAATGTATTCCCCTCTATATCGCCGGGAGACAGTTTTCCAACAAAGAAAAGTGCCATTCCAATGAAACAGAAAACTATCGTAATGAGATTTATTCGTTCAAATTTAGTCTTTAGCAGAAGCGGTTCAAGAATGAGGACATAAATCGGTGCAGTATATTGCAGAAAAATTGCATTTGCTGCAGTAGTCAGTTTCGTCGCCATCACAAAAAACACAAGGACTCCCGCATAGAAGAGCCCTGTCATCAAAGACCAGCCGTTAAATTTTAATGCCTTCCCTCGAAACAAAAGAAGTATCACCAGTCCGGCAAAGAAAGACCTGAAAAATGACAGTTGAATCGAGTTCAGGCTTATCAGTTTTATAAATAATCCACCTGTGCTCCAAAGAAGTGCGGCGATTACGACGGCGATGATACCTTTTTGATGAAGGGATTTCTCCAAGGGGGAACCTTAATTTTTGAAAA
This genomic window from Ignavibacteria bacterium contains:
- the pdxH gene encoding pyridoxamine 5'-phosphate oxidase; translated protein: MPNRDNHHIAHLRKNYQLMGLDENSIKTDPMEQFSLWFNAALESEITEPNAMILSTVSPEGSPSSRTVLLKGLEADGFIFFTNYESEKGRQIGNNDNVAILFLWLDLERQVRITGKASKIDSLASETYFKSRPVDSQIGAWVSSQSEVVPGREYLEKKFESMKQRFSDGEIPLPPFWGGYKVVPSKMEFWQGRPNRLHDRILYTRAGNKWKIERLSP
- a CDS encoding EamA family transporter, with the protein product MEKSLHQKGIIAVVIAALLWSTGGLFIKLISLNSIQLSFFRSFFAGLVILLLFRGKALKFNGWSLMTGLFYAGVLVFFVMATKLTTAANAIFLQYTAPIYVLILEPLLLKTKFERINLITIVFCFIGMALFFVGKLSPGDIEGNTFALISGLCLTGMFLGMRKSGEDYKWSTIFWGNFFVALFCAYSLFDMPALSTNDFLMVGYLGIFQIGIAYVIFSYGINKVEAIEASLLAMIEPVLNPVWVLIGYGETPSFYAIIGGVIIVLAIALRTLMIEKRRRRKPAF